One Saimiri boliviensis isolate mSaiBol1 chromosome 17, mSaiBol1.pri, whole genome shotgun sequence genomic window carries:
- the PRCD gene encoding photoreceptor disk component PRCD isoform X3: MGVPGGIGGHAALGGAGRPGVRRGGRGPGALGPGSQSVRHRGCARADPSRGGKLTQSPTLRRFRESPATWMGQLGPAAWTQTLRPQAAQVLVRPLVQEDAVGAGAAARGTMGKSSTKGPSAPA, encoded by the exons ATGGGGGTCCCGGGAGGAATTGGCGGTCACGCGGCGCTGGGTGGCGCGGGCCGCCCAGGAGTGCGCCGGGGAGGGCGCGGGCCGGGAGCGCTGGGTCCCGGTTCCCAAAGCGTGCGGCATCGCGGGTGTGCGCGTGCAGACCCTTCCCGCGGTGGGAAACTGACTCAAAGTCCAACACTCCGGAGGTTTCGCG AGAGCCCAGCGACGTGGATGGGGCAGTTAGGGCCAGCAGCGTGGACGCAGACCCTCAGGCCTCAGGCAG CTCAAGTCCTGGTTCGTCCCCTAGTCCAGGAGGATGCTGTGGGAGCCGGGGCAGCAGCAAGAGGGACAATGGGGAAAAGCAGCACTAAAGG TCCTTCGGCTCCTGCTTAA
- the PRCD gene encoding photoreceptor disk component PRCD isoform X2, whose product MGVPGGIGGHAALGGAGRPGVRRGGRGPGALGPGSQSVRHRGCARADPSRGGKLTQSPTLRRFRVTSLLHLYSPCSYRQMLHDFIEPSDVDGAVRASSVDADPQASGSSSPGSSPSPGGCCGSRGSSKRDNGEKQH is encoded by the exons ATGGGGGTCCCGGGAGGAATTGGCGGTCACGCGGCGCTGGGTGGCGCGGGCCGCCCAGGAGTGCGCCGGGGAGGGCGCGGGCCGGGAGCGCTGGGTCCCGGTTCCCAAAGCGTGCGGCATCGCGGGTGTGCGCGTGCAGACCCTTCCCGCGGTGGGAAACTGACTCAAAGTCCAACACTCCGGAGGTTTCGCG TGACATCATTGCTTCACCTCTACTCACCTTGCAGTTACCGGCAGATGCTCCATGATTTCAT AGAGCCCAGCGACGTGGATGGGGCAGTTAGGGCCAGCAGCGTGGACGCAGACCCTCAGGCCTCAGGCAG CTCAAGTCCTGGTTCGTCCCCTAGTCCAGGAGGATGCTGTGGGAGCCGGGGCAGCAGCAAGAGGGACAATGGGGAAAAGCAGCACTAA
- the PRCD gene encoding photoreceptor disk component PRCD isoform X1 produces the protein MGVPGGIGGHAALGGAGRPGVRRGGRGPGALGPGSQSVRHRGCARADPSRGGKLTQSPTLRRFRESPATWMGQLGPAAWTQTLRPQAGRKNLGSKASPLQVGSGPETGISWPSSSPGSSPSPGGCCGSRGSSKRDNGEKQH, from the exons ATGGGGGTCCCGGGAGGAATTGGCGGTCACGCGGCGCTGGGTGGCGCGGGCCGCCCAGGAGTGCGCCGGGGAGGGCGCGGGCCGGGAGCGCTGGGTCCCGGTTCCCAAAGCGTGCGGCATCGCGGGTGTGCGCGTGCAGACCCTTCCCGCGGTGGGAAACTGACTCAAAGTCCAACACTCCGGAGGTTTCGCG AGAGCCCAGCGACGTGGATGGGGCAGTTAGGGCCAGCAGCGTGGACGCAGACCCTCAGGCCTCAGGCAG GGAGAAAAAACCTCGGAAGTAAAGCCTCACCTCTGCAGGTGGGCTCAGGCCCAGAGACTGGGATCAGCTGGCCCAG CTCAAGTCCTGGTTCGTCCCCTAGTCCAGGAGGATGCTGTGGGAGCCGGGGCAGCAGCAAGAGGGACAATGGGGAAAAGCAGCACTAA
- the PRCD gene encoding photoreceptor disk component PRCD isoform X4, giving the protein MCTTLFLLSTLAMLWRRRFANRVQPEPSDVDGAVRASSVDADPQASGSSSPGSSPSPGGCCGSRGSSKRDNGEKQH; this is encoded by the exons ATGTGCACCACACTTTTCCTGCTCAGCACCCTGGCCATGCTCTGGCGCCGCCGATTTGCCAACCGAGTCCAACC AGAGCCCAGCGACGTGGATGGGGCAGTTAGGGCCAGCAGCGTGGACGCAGACCCTCAGGCCTCAGGCAG CTCAAGTCCTGGTTCGTCCCCTAGTCCAGGAGGATGCTGTGGGAGCCGGGGCAGCAGCAAGAGGGACAATGGGGAAAAGCAGCACTAA